The Petrocella atlantisensis genome has a window encoding:
- a CDS encoding NAD(P)-dependent alcohol dehydrogenase codes for MKAIVQEQYGSVEVLKVLEVEMPTPKNNEVLIQVKATALNAPDWRLLKGKPLVMRMMTGLIRPKNKIKGCEFSGRIVELGQGITDFKVGDTVMGDVADAGFGAFSDYICVKSSLLARKPESLTHIEAAALPVTAVTALQGVRNIGQLKAGEDVLVVGASGGVGSYALQIAKYFGGNVTAVISEKNEKQAKDLGADEVLVYTKIPLDHIEYKYDLIIAVNGYNKIETYSKLLKPQGRLVMIGGKSMKQIIFVTAFGGLISRKNGKKFKGLLARANGKDLSYIGNLVDKKEIRPVIEKEIPFEDIPKGLSELEKGHVSGKIVVWVNRD; via the coding sequence ATGAAAGCAATTGTTCAGGAGCAATATGGTTCGGTAGAAGTTTTAAAAGTCTTAGAAGTAGAGATGCCAACGCCTAAAAACAACGAAGTTTTAATTCAAGTAAAAGCTACGGCTTTAAACGCACCAGACTGGAGACTTCTGAAAGGAAAGCCATTGGTAATGAGAATGATGACTGGACTGATCAGGCCTAAAAACAAAATTAAAGGTTGTGAATTTTCAGGTCGGATTGTTGAACTTGGTCAGGGAATTACAGACTTTAAAGTTGGTGATACCGTCATGGGAGATGTTGCTGATGCGGGATTTGGTGCCTTTTCAGATTATATCTGTGTAAAATCATCATTACTGGCTAGAAAACCAGAAAGCTTAACGCATATAGAAGCTGCTGCTTTACCAGTAACAGCTGTAACAGCACTTCAAGGTGTTAGAAATATAGGACAATTAAAAGCTGGTGAAGACGTACTGGTGGTTGGTGCCTCTGGCGGCGTTGGGAGCTATGCTCTTCAAATTGCAAAATATTTTGGTGGAAACGTTACAGCAGTCATTAGTGAAAAAAATGAAAAACAAGCCAAAGATCTTGGTGCTGATGAAGTACTGGTTTACACAAAAATACCTCTTGATCATATTGAATATAAATATGATTTAATCATAGCTGTTAATGGTTATAACAAAATAGAAACCTATAGTAAGTTATTAAAACCTCAAGGCCGTTTGGTTATGATTGGTGGCAAATCTATGAAGCAAATTATCTTTGTTACTGCTTTTGGAGGATTGATATCCCGTAAAAACGGCAAAAAATTTAAAGGTCTTCTTGCAAGAGCAAATGGCAAAGATCTATCTTATATTGGTAACCTTGTAGATAAGAAAGAAATTCGACCTGTGATAGAAAAAGAAATCCCCTTCGAAGATATTCCTAAAGGACTATCCGAACTGGAAAAAGGTCATGTTAGTGGTAAGATAGTTGTATGGGTCAATAGAGATTAA